gattTAAAACCACATGAATTTCTCCAGTTGAGGatttcattcacttcatatTTGCAGCTGTCATCAACCACACACTCAAAAATCATCAGATCCATCTGCATGTTCATTATCTAGCAGCTcctcccagccaatcacggCTCCTCTTCCCATCCTCACATCTCATTGGATCAAAACTCACTCATCcagtgactgaatgaatgaatgaaggagcTTCTCACGACTCTTTCTGGTTTGAAGAGACTCTCAGCGGCTCTGAAAATCATCTGAAGCCTCTTTCACAAACACACGAGTGTCTGACAAAAGCTCTGACGCTCTGATGTTGACGGTGGATGCAGGATGTGAAGCGTCTGCAGGGGATTCTGGGTAACGCTGCCCTCTGGTGCTCCCAGCATCAAACTGCAGCTGACCCGGGTCATGTGACTCCTCCTGACTCATCAGGTTGTGTTTTGTGGCAGATCTCAGATCAGAGGATCAAACTGCAGATGATTTGAGGCGAGGCTGAATGTTTCGGGTCTCTGAGGACGCTGGTCATCGTCAcatcctgctcctctgcagtcTGAGGGCTGCACCTCACACGGTGTCCGTCAGAAGAAGTTGATGTTATTATCAATCAGTCAATGTCTGCTGAATCAGTCCTTTAATTCTTGGATTGTTTGAgcataaaaagaagaaacctGTTGTTTCTCTGAATCAGGCTGAAACATCAGGGTGTGTTCTCGCCCGGCTCGTCTGGACCTTTGACATGAAGATTGATTAGTTGATCCTGGATGAAGTTGTCTTGACCGACAGTGCTCAGCTTTATATAACTGCTGGTGACTGTGGTGCCGGAGGGGTTGGAGCCTCTCCATCTCCGGAGTGTTACTGTTTAAATTCACCCTTTAAcatatgaattattaatttaatGTTCTGGCTTCATCGACATTTCGACATTTTTTGCTCTAACTCGCTCTTTTTGTTCCATCAGGTGTCGTTCACGTCAACATTAACTGTGTGGACACAAGAACGCGTCTCATTGAGCCGCATGTTGTCGTTGACGCTCATATTCTATCAGCAccctttcaaataaaaatgtctgcctGTGATTTATTGCGTTACCGACTTCCTTCTAGTTTTTCCCCGTAATGTGTCGGCATTGATCCAATGACTTGCTGGCAGTTTTGCTTGTTATCTCAGTCCAAGCATGTGAagaatgtgtgtgatgtgaagtcCTCAACATCTATGTCAACACGTCGCTGCTTGAGGAGCTTCAGATCAGCgaacagcagctgaaaatgttCCTGCCATCGCTCGTCAGATTTCTCAGCTGTTGGAAAGTTtgacagcgacacacacacagtgatgatgtcGTCCTTtcagagaggaaagacaagatgaagagaaaccaggcagatctgtgtttctgtttcttcctgcacacTGATGACATcgtttcattaaaaaagagtTTAACTTTTGGAGTTATGGTTTGGTTTTCTGCTAAAGTTTACTTTCAGAGATGAGCATTTAAATGCTaattcacctcctccacctcctcctcatccgtTTAATGATCTGCAGGCTGAGGTCATGGAGGAATGTGAAGAAATCCTCGTTTAGCTCATATACACgaaaaaaaggtttaatgacgctgtaaaaaaatgaatttgatccctcttaaaacacacaacaagtcTAAAAACCACAGCGTACTCTTGTATGTGACACCTGTGAACTGTCCGGTTCACCTGTGACATCACGCTTTGGGTTTAAATTAAGCAACAGGAGATGAAACAATCCACTTTTCCCAGGTTCCCTGAACTACTCGCCCTGCGAGCTGCACCAAGTTCTATTAAGTTGATAACCTGATAAGAGCTGCGATCGATTCCAGAGGCCTCTCTATTTGCTCTTTGTGCATCGATAAAAATTAGCATCCAGTGAATAAAACTTCCAGGCTCCATGTCCATCTCCAAATGGACGCAAATCAACTACAGAAGAGGCTTCTTCACTCCATCATTCTCCttaatttaatcaaaacagCGACTGAGAAAAACGGAAGTTGCGCTCACCTCTAACGTCAACACATGAACCAcagtgttgttattttcatgtttttttaatctgaacaTCCTCATTCAGTTCTGATCAATGTCATTTCATCACCACATATTTGCGGCTGCTCCCATCCTGTACAGGGACACTGCCAAAAGCTATCCGTCAGTACGATACCTGCCTCACCCACCGAGACTATGAACGCCTCAGAAACCTGTTGATCAAGAGAGGCGGCGAGACGAAACGAAGAATCAGCCTCCATCAACAGCAAGGAGacgaagagggagagaaatccaccagactccatcaTGAGACTGATCCATGTtaagtgtcactgttgggaaACTACAAACTATGTGAAAGGCTGATTGTGGCACATTTTTAATGACCTGTGCCTTGTAAATATGCCACATGTTGTAAATGAatctatttctctttttttgttttttgcgtAGAAACGAACGTGTTTACTTGCATGCAGAGCGAGAAAGTTACATCCAATCACACGCCGCAACCAACGTCTGTGGTCTGGTACCTGGGATCTGGTAACATAtgctggctaacgttagctcaaGACTCCAAGTCATTTCACTAGATTACTAACTTGTCTCTGATAATAGTAGGTTTTATTCTCCCCCCACTGTGACCACTGTTCAGcaatgatttatttcaaacGTGAAAATGAGATATGAAATCTTAAACATGctacagcagagagaacaaTCTACCAACATCTGCGCCTGGATTATACGCAGTTTAACTCGACTGTTGGACACTCCCTAAATGCAGTTGGTACGTTATTTAGATCGCTCCAAAGGAAAAATATGAGTGGGAACAGAAAGCTACATCTGCTGCTACTGCACGCGTCCGAGGAAAACCAGtttgtttaagtgtgtgtgcatcagtaACGTACGCATGTGTCATTTACTTCCTGTGTAAACTACTGAGCTGAGAGAATGGAACATTTTCTTTCGtgaatgtttatttctttattttgtatagTTAGTAACAGCAAACATGAAggcagaaaaatacagaaaaacaagcaatgaTGACGATAGTGACAACTTCATAACTTTGCAAAACCTTAATTTAAAACCATCTTGGACAAACTCTACACAAAGTGTCGTCGTCACGTCCTCCAATCACAGATGTTTGGATCACCTCCAGGAGGGCATCAGCAAAATAAATTAGCACATCAGCTTATTAAAAGAGTCATTTTAATCAGTCTTTCATATCACTTCATTGGCATAATAGGGACTGCACATGATGCCTTCAGCAATATGAGCGCAGTGCGTGTGTCATCACTGCCACAAAGACGGAAATGAGACTGATTTTGttgaggaagatggaggaggctgCGGATGTTGTTCCGGCAACTGTAGATGTTGCTCCGGCAGCTGTGGCTGTTGCTCCGGCAGCTGTAGATGTTGCTCCGGCAGCTGTGGCTGTTGCTCCGGCAGCTGTAGATGTTGCTCCGGCAGCTGTAGATGTTGTTCCGGCAGCTGTAGATGTTGTTCCGGCAGCTGTAGATGTTGTTCCGGCAGCTGTAGATGTTGTCATCGCAACTGTGGCTGTAGTCGTTGGAGgaactgtggttgtagtcgtgGGAGgaactgtggttgtagtcgtgGGAGgaactgtggttgtagtcgttggaggaactgtggttgtagtcgtgGGAGgaactgtggttgtagtcgttggaggaactgtggttgtagtcgtgGGAGgaactgtggttgtagtcgttggaggaactgtggttgtagtcgttggaggaactgtggttgtagtcgtgGGAGgaactgtggttgtagtcgttggAGGAACTGTGGTGGTAGTCGTTGGAGgaactgtggttgtagttgCCTGTGCGTTGCAGGAGGCTGTTTGAAAGAGGAAACACTGGGTCAGTCTCACATTGAGTCCCACGTATGAAACTCACTCAGCAGCTCTGTTCAGAAGGAGCGTGTCTTACCAACAAACACCAGGAGGATGAAACAAGTCTTGGCGATCATGGTGATGCAGCTGGAGTTTCTTTTCTCGGctctctgaaaaataaaataaattgtgttCATCAGCTGgatgaaaatctgaaaatgcttATTTGGATTTTAAAGAGATAAGGACAGACAAAACTTCTGTTAACTGTGAGTAAATCAGATATAAAAAGGCAAAATCATATCTTCACTCTGAAACAGCCGCAGTACTCACAGGTGGATGTTTCTGTGGCGTCGTCCTCCTCAGCAGTGGAGCTGTGATGTGATGCTGATCTCTGACTCCAGCTCCTCTTTTTATACACAGAGCTCAGGTGATAGGATCAGGGCgaggacaaaagaaacagaaatatgtgcTGCAGGTAACAGCACGTCTCGTCACAGTTTTAGGGTGTGTCCTACTTTAATTACGTCTGTGCGTCTTTGTTCCAGCATTCCAAACTAAATAATGACTTGTGATGTTTTCAATACTCCACGGACATTTTTCTGGCATGACATCTGACATTGACATGAGTGACTGTAACTAGGGGTTTTATCACTTTGACGTTTCCTTCTTCACTGTTGCACATCATGTCGTCACAGTGACGGTATTTCTGATCTACTTCCTCACTGAGGAATGGAGGACGTCGCATTATATACACGCACAAGTAAATATTTGAAAGAAAGAACTTGGAAGTAAAAAGCGGATGATGGTCTCAACGTCTCttcaagaaaacacattcagtttgttcactcCAGCGGAAAACTGGTTGTCAGTGTCTGACAGGTGTCGGGTCAGTGACTGTAAGAAACCTCACGTCAGTAGAAACatgacatcttttcaaatctgTGTGGCATCTCAGGGCTCCCAGAGACTCAGATAATACCAGCTGtcattgtatttacattttaaatcaagtgtCCAGCTTCTTCAGCggtttagcagaatgctgcaactttTCTGTGAAGAtccacaaatgtttttacaattcagctgactttatatcatcaggaggaggacagcaggACTCCATGCATCCACTTACAAATCGTTAAAACTGTCTCTCCTCACATGagcagaacttgccttagaaacatcatgttttaagttttcttcagtatcacagtgatccagtgagaGTTCCTGCTAACAGGACgtgctaacagctgattttGCAAAGTTTAATGGAGTTTTGAGGTTTTATTAAAttattgtggttgttttttttgttttaaatcaagtctccagctgcttcagttgtttaggagaacgctgcaactctgttttactgtgaagctccagaactgttctgtggactatatgacactttatatcatcatgttgattttaatgtttaaaactgaaatgtttttaggTCCAGTAGATGGAGAACTAAAACCATAACCAAACCTACAACCAAACCTACAACCAAAACCATAACCAATCCtgtaacaacacaacacatcataTGTCATTGTTCGGCTCTGACATCCACGTTTGTCGCTgtatgtctttttctgtcttctcaTTGTTCCCAGAATGGTGTGTGAAACATTGAATGAAGTTCTGACTAAAGTTCAGGAACTAGACCTCGACGCTCTCCATCACCTGACAGACCTGTACATCGGGGAGATTCAAAACTGTCAGCTGACTCAGTCGGAAATGCTGACTCATCATCCTGTTGGTATCAGCTATGACACTGATGGAGACTGAATAGATTAGACTGCATTAagaacatccatccatcagtcaGAGTCGTGTTTGTCTTGTTAAGGGTTCGGTCAAACATGAACCGCTCCTCAGACGGACTCAGCTGTAACAACACACGGGTTTCAGAACCGTTAATCCTTGAAGATTATCTGTACATTTCAGGAGGGAAGTAGAGCAggtaaaaagaaatacatgcacatgtacatgaaacaaactgtttaaCATTCAAAACAGTTTCTGAAGTTCCTCCTGTCTGTTGTACCACATGCTGTCAAACACTCAGAAACTTGTTTTactactttgtttttatgagaAGGAAAGCTGGCATCAcggcaaacacacagaacatataATCATGTCTCGTCACATTGTTATAACcgtcatgtgtgttttgttctctgttgGAGGTGGTTTTGCTAGTTTAGCAGGATACACCTGCCATCAGGTTGGATGGCAGGCTGGATCATCAGCCACTGAGCAGCGGGCgtcttcctcttgtttcctcttGTAAAGTAGTATTGAACACGTCTGATCATTTCTGCTGGCAAATTAGAGCTCCTACACCTGACTGTCATGAGCACTGGGGCGTAACATAAACCATAGACATGTGTTTGTTCCACCTTTGTGTGAACTCTgtggaacaaaacacacatgacgGTTATAACAATGTGACGACACATGATTACATGTTCATATATTGTGTGCGTGCCATGATGTCAGATTTCCTTCATATGAGAACCAAGTGATAAAACAAGTACCTGAGTGTCACAACAGACAGGAGCCTCACTGCATGGTAATCCAGTgcgtttcattttgtttgtatcGATGTGTTCAAGatcaaaaatctaaatgtgaCTGATATTATTTCACTCTTGTTCTTGTggcacatttgtgttttgagtATTTGTGCTGATAAAATGGATAACTGGGCTAATGAGCTTACTAACAAAAGAATCAGTGGCGTGAGGTTGTTATGGAGCCAACTTTGGCCACGGACGGGCCACCAGTTGAATAGGTCTGCCTGAACCATCAACTCATTCAAGTATCAgctcaaaacttttttttaacatattagTTGTAAGAGttgttttttatgctttatgtatattttatacTTTATGAACACAcaatagcttccaggtcatgtgacgCATTGACTCATCCCAGTCCAGAAATGTCTTCCTATACAGGATGAGTGAGACACACATCGtcaaacaaaactgatttaattaacACATGTAATGCTTTTCAGTTACAGTACAGCCCCTTCACTCCGTCGATGGCAcggaggagtgaagctgcttcCTAAGTTCATCCAGTCAACAAAGGCGTCCAAGCTTCTGTAGACTTCACAGATTTAACGGAGGGTTCTATCACATTTCATATCATATgaaatcatatcatatcatatcatatcataatatttaataaacttACATTCACTGTCATTGCTGTATGAGAGCTGAAGGAATTTAGTCTTTTAGTAGTGTTTCATTGTACTTTTATTGTAGGAGGTCAGAAacattttaagagttgttttttatgctttatgaatattttatactGTATGAACGCAcaatagcttccaggtcatgtgaACCATTGACTCACACAAGTCCAGAAATGTCTGCCTAGAATGGTTGAATGAGATTCACACTGTCAAACAAATCAGTTTCAATCAACACATGTAATGTtttcaatacaatacaatacagtacagCCCCTTCACTCCGTCGATGGcacagaggagtgaagctgcttcCTAAGTTCATCCAGTCAACGAAGACCTCCAAGCTTCTGCAGAGTTCACAGATTTGATGGAGCGTTCCATCGtatttcatatcatatcatatcataataTTTGATAAACTTacattcactgtcactgttattTGAGGGCTGAGGGGATTTAGTCTTTTAGTGGcgttttattatatttctattGTAGGAGGTCAGAAACATTTTAAGAGGTGTTTTTTATGCTTCATGAATATTTACTGTCtgtggggcggctgtagctcagcgggtagagcaggtcgactagtgatcgaaaagtcgctagttcaaatcctggctctgGGCAGggttgagctgcatgtcgaagtgtccttgagcaagatactgaaccccacattgctcatcagtgagggccctgcgatgagcaggtgacttgtccagggagtaccctgccctccccctgagacaaagctgcaacaccccgtgaccccatggaaagggataagcggttcggacaatgacatgacat
This window of the Acanthopagrus latus isolate v.2019 chromosome 3, fAcaLat1.1, whole genome shotgun sequence genome carries:
- the LOC119016999 gene encoding probable serine/threonine-protein kinase fhkB — its product is MRRPPFLSEEVDQKYRHCDDMMCNKSREKKLQLHHHDRQDLFHPPGVCCLLQRTGNYNHSSSNDYHHSSSNDYNHSSSHDYNHSSSNDYNHSSSNDYNHSSSHDYNHSSSNDYNHSSSHDYNHSSSNDYNHSSSHDYNHSSSHDYNHSSSNDYSHSCDDNIYSCRNNIYSCRNNIYSCRNNIYSCRSNIYSCRSNSHSCRSNIYSCRSNSHSCRSNIYSCRNNIRSLLHLPQQNQSHFRLCGSDDTRTALILLKASCAVPIMPMK